One window of Novosphingobium sp. 9U genomic DNA carries:
- the rplM gene encoding 50S ribosomal protein L13 — translation MKALTKVTRSIKPAEVEKNWHLIDAEGLVVGRLAVIIADLLRGKTKPSYTPHVDCGDHVVVINAEKVRFTGNKLKQQTYYKHTGYAGGIKEVTADKVLAGRFPERVLEKAVERMIPRGPLGRDQMRALHVYGGSEHPHAGTQPQPLDVASMNRKNKVGA, via the coding sequence ATGAAGGCGCTCACGAAGGTCACCCGGTCGATCAAGCCGGCCGAGGTGGAGAAGAACTGGCATCTGATCGATGCCGAAGGCCTGGTGGTTGGCCGTCTGGCCGTCATCATCGCCGACCTGCTGCGCGGCAAGACCAAGCCGAGCTACACTCCGCACGTCGATTGCGGCGATCACGTGGTCGTGATCAACGCCGAGAAGGTCCGCTTCACCGGCAACAAGCTGAAGCAGCAGACCTACTACAAGCACACCGGTTATGCCGGCGGCATCAAGGAAGTCACCGCGGACAAGGTCCTGGCCGGTCGCTTCCCCGAACGCGTGCTGGAAAAGGCTGTTGAGCGCATGATCCCGCGTGGTCCGCTCGGCCGTGACCAGATGCGCGCGCTGCACGTCTATGGCGGCTCCGAGCACCCGCATGCCGGCACCCAGCCGCAGCCGCTCGACGTCGCTTCCATGAACCGCAAGAACAAGGTGGGCGCGTAA
- a CDS encoding cellulose synthase operon protein YhjQ/BcsQ: MALVLCHSPKGGVGATFLAAHLAMGLSQLEGTDGVAGVGGGDVALMTTSTSDLTPLHFGLPPAQRLPSMGSLAEASVLVNGISLTCEPRALNDADFLPRLEDAGFLSPASNRTLVIDVPAGERMLARRLMAHASVHVCPLTASPDCLALLPQLLDEAGDWGALRNTYVIGKLDETRKLARHVAAFAREVLGERLIGKIRNDQAVPEALAMLQLLSRYAPASAALADARVTAEAVGKILAEERLAATTAEQDAAAADAAPIGKPGASRAA; this comes from the coding sequence ATGGCGCTGGTGCTGTGTCATTCGCCCAAGGGCGGCGTCGGCGCGACGTTCCTGGCCGCGCACCTGGCCATGGGGCTGTCGCAGCTGGAGGGCACCGACGGGGTCGCTGGCGTCGGCGGCGGCGATGTCGCGCTGATGACGACGTCCACCAGCGACCTGACGCCGCTGCACTTCGGACTGCCACCGGCGCAGCGCCTGCCTTCCATGGGTTCGCTCGCCGAGGCGTCGGTGCTGGTGAACGGGATCAGCCTCACCTGCGAGCCCCGCGCACTGAACGATGCCGACTTCCTGCCACGGCTGGAAGACGCCGGCTTCCTCAGCCCGGCGAGCAACCGCACGCTGGTGATCGACGTGCCGGCCGGCGAGCGCATGCTGGCGCGGCGGCTGATGGCACACGCCTCCGTCCACGTGTGCCCGCTGACCGCCTCTCCCGACTGCCTGGCATTGCTGCCGCAGCTGCTGGACGAGGCAGGCGATTGGGGCGCGCTGCGCAACACCTACGTCATCGGCAAGCTGGACGAGACCCGCAAGCTCGCCCGCCATGTCGCCGCCTTCGCGCGCGAGGTGTTGGGCGAGAGGCTGATCGGCAAGATCCGCAACGACCAGGCCGTGCCCGAAGCGCTCGCCATGCTCCAGCTGCTGTCGCGCTATGCACCTGCCAGCGCCGCGTTGGCCGATGCGCGCGTGACGGCCGAGGCGGTCGGCAAGATCCTGGCCGAAGAGCGGCTCGCTGCTACTACGGCCGAGCAGGATGCTGCCGCTGCCGACGCGGCTCCGATCGGCAAGCCTGGTGCGAGCCGCGCGGCATGA
- the bcsA gene encoding UDP-forming cellulose synthase catalytic subunit, with product MKLLRRPSWLTARSLTVLPIALIAVLVISVPLGNFEQWMFALMVMAGAAVLKRWKGRKGSMALGLLAVLVSTRYIFWRTTQTLSFGTLPEFAFGTGLYLAELYAWVILILGFLQTSWPLNRPVIEPVGDPDTWPTVDIYIPTYNESLEIVRNTVFAAMDLDYPADKYQVFILDDGKRPEFRAFAKEAGCGYITRDNNLHAKAGNLNAAMKKTEGELIAIFDCDHVPTRAFLQLTIAWFQKDQKLALVQTPHHMYSPDPVQRNLASTMGEMPGEGDLFYGAVQGGNDLWNATFFCGSCAIIRRDALAMTNGFAGETVTEDAHTALKLQRMGWNTAYISARLSAGLATERLVLHVGQRIRWARGMTQIMRIDNPLKGKGLTWQQRLCYLNAMLHFQYPLPRIVFLTSPLAYLIFGQNIIQASAGLIFAYAAPHLFCSSVANERTQGGDRRPFWGEVYETILAFHLVKPTVMTWFQPRKGKFNVTDKGDLLDRTYFDWAVVRPHLICIGLMAFGIGLAVVKRVFFPHLFNIQTDTLVLNVAWATFSLIILIAAVSVARETRQTRQDIRIPVRLPVTAHLASGHVVPAHTIDISMGGAALELPKELPVRERDVVHLTMAMGDETLAIPVETVRTAGEDSFVRFLKLDVMAGRHLVRAVMGRADAWQPVGQHATVSGISSIKDIIVVDLVTLKRMLRLNRAELKKIRKYEGPKPGKGDDKAGALSKAAAIAAALLVGLVGLGSASQLLAATVLDAPPAAGADVVRRLSLKDLRIKQPVRLQGTHGEIGIPFGLRQDRVVTSASITIQTAWSPAMLDDLSQLVVILNGEVVQTIPLTRANAGGMTFTVPINPALFLPGDNQLNLRLIGHYARDCEDPFHSSLWANVSNTRTWMDLRLQRLPFKPDLARLPGPFFEKGDNKPLNLPFVFAGQPHGRELEAAASVASWMGSLSSYRGFAFPPRYNGSLPTGNAIVFLTQGAQIPGLDLNPDGPSAAVVQNPRDPLGMLLVIMGRDPRELSLAAAAVSTGRGVFGGARMNFDGVRIPTYPAYGAPRWIPTDHAVKLGDIMQPYELQGLGLPPGPLTARFRVAPDLFFWPRQGGKLNLGYRYPVAQWLDKRASRLDVSLNGQYLKTLPIAGSWWRDWFSGSAARSSDSDAGVVLPRYNLFGSNELTFDYNLIIADKKKCTGTLPDNVRVSLDPNSTIDLTSAYHGITMPDLATFAGAGFPFTVRPDLSETTVLMAKDPSPASVSAFLMLMGRFGDATGVPATGVTVSSEIVPAELADRDVLVIGSSAMAGASTLFENAPLTYNDGVLHVAERSPLQYVEALFGGMKSDNPSDAEPVVYGSRDFSGIVSFRSPFASKRTVVALLADNGANLPMLVDGMADEKINASIQGDLSVTSGEGMTSFAVGQTYWVGTLPLWMKAAYWFSQRPFLMGLFTVLLAAILASPAYFYFRNHAARRLGEKDLH from the coding sequence ATGAAGCTTCTTCGGCGCCCCTCCTGGCTCACCGCCCGCTCGCTGACAGTGCTGCCGATCGCCCTGATCGCGGTGCTGGTCATCAGCGTGCCGCTCGGCAACTTCGAGCAGTGGATGTTCGCGCTGATGGTCATGGCCGGCGCTGCCGTGCTCAAGCGCTGGAAGGGCCGGAAGGGCTCGATGGCGCTGGGCCTGCTCGCGGTACTGGTCTCCACCCGGTACATCTTCTGGCGCACCACCCAGACGCTGTCGTTTGGTACCTTGCCCGAGTTCGCGTTCGGCACCGGCCTGTACCTGGCGGAGCTTTATGCCTGGGTCATCCTGATCCTGGGCTTTCTCCAGACCAGCTGGCCGCTGAACCGCCCGGTGATCGAGCCCGTGGGCGATCCGGACACCTGGCCCACGGTCGATATCTATATTCCGACTTACAACGAGAGCCTGGAGATCGTGCGCAACACGGTCTTCGCGGCAATGGATCTCGACTATCCTGCCGACAAGTACCAGGTCTTCATCCTGGACGACGGCAAGCGGCCGGAGTTCCGCGCCTTCGCCAAGGAAGCGGGCTGCGGCTACATTACCCGCGACAACAACCTGCACGCCAAGGCGGGCAACCTCAACGCGGCGATGAAGAAGACCGAGGGCGAGCTGATCGCCATCTTCGACTGCGACCACGTGCCGACCCGCGCCTTCCTTCAGCTGACCATCGCCTGGTTTCAGAAGGACCAGAAGCTCGCCTTGGTGCAGACGCCGCACCATATGTATTCGCCCGATCCGGTGCAGCGGAACCTCGCCAGCACCATGGGCGAGATGCCGGGCGAGGGCGACTTGTTCTACGGCGCCGTCCAGGGCGGCAACGATCTTTGGAACGCCACCTTCTTCTGCGGTTCGTGCGCAATCATCCGCCGCGATGCGCTGGCGATGACCAACGGCTTCGCCGGCGAGACGGTGACTGAGGACGCGCACACCGCCTTGAAGCTGCAGCGCATGGGCTGGAACACCGCCTATATCAGCGCGCGCTTGTCCGCCGGGCTCGCGACAGAGCGCCTGGTGCTCCACGTCGGCCAGCGCATCCGCTGGGCGCGCGGAATGACGCAGATCATGCGCATCGACAATCCGCTGAAGGGCAAGGGCCTGACCTGGCAGCAGCGGCTTTGTTACCTGAACGCGATGCTGCACTTCCAGTATCCGCTGCCGCGCATCGTCTTCCTGACCAGCCCGCTCGCCTACCTGATCTTCGGCCAGAACATCATCCAGGCGAGCGCCGGGCTGATCTTCGCCTACGCCGCGCCGCACTTGTTCTGCTCCTCTGTTGCCAACGAGCGCACGCAAGGCGGTGATCGCCGCCCGTTCTGGGGTGAGGTCTACGAGACGATTCTGGCCTTCCACCTCGTGAAGCCGACGGTCATGACCTGGTTCCAGCCGCGCAAGGGCAAGTTCAACGTCACCGACAAGGGCGACCTGCTCGACCGCACTTACTTCGACTGGGCGGTTGTGCGCCCGCACCTCATCTGCATCGGCCTGATGGCGTTCGGCATTGGCCTGGCGGTGGTCAAGCGCGTGTTCTTCCCCCACTTGTTCAACATTCAGACCGACACGTTGGTGCTGAACGTCGCCTGGGCGACCTTCAGCCTGATCATCCTTATCGCCGCCGTCTCGGTCGCGCGCGAGACGCGCCAGACTCGCCAGGACATCCGCATCCCGGTGCGCCTGCCGGTCACCGCGCATCTCGCCTCGGGCCATGTCGTGCCTGCGCACACCATCGACATCTCGATGGGCGGCGCCGCGCTGGAGCTGCCCAAGGAACTGCCCGTGCGCGAGCGCGACGTGGTTCACCTGACCATGGCCATGGGCGACGAGACGCTGGCGATCCCGGTCGAGACCGTGCGCACTGCCGGCGAGGACTCCTTTGTGCGCTTTCTCAAGCTCGACGTCATGGCCGGCCGCCACCTGGTGCGCGCAGTCATGGGCCGTGCCGACGCCTGGCAGCCGGTCGGTCAGCACGCGACCGTCAGCGGCATCAGCTCCATCAAGGACATCATCGTGGTCGACCTCGTCACCTTGAAGCGCATGCTTCGGCTCAACCGCGCCGAGCTAAAGAAGATCCGCAAGTACGAGGGGCCCAAGCCGGGTAAGGGTGACGACAAGGCTGGGGCACTGTCGAAGGCGGCGGCGATCGCGGCGGCGCTGCTGGTCGGGCTCGTCGGCCTGGGCTCCGCATCGCAGCTGCTCGCAGCGACCGTCCTGGATGCGCCGCCCGCGGCCGGGGCCGACGTGGTGCGGCGCCTGAGCCTGAAAGATCTGAGGATCAAGCAGCCGGTGCGCCTGCAGGGCACGCATGGCGAGATCGGCATCCCCTTCGGCCTGCGCCAGGACCGCGTGGTCACCAGTGCCTCGATCACGATTCAGACGGCGTGGTCCCCGGCGATGCTGGATGACCTAAGCCAACTGGTCGTCATCCTCAACGGCGAGGTGGTGCAGACGATCCCGCTGACCCGCGCCAATGCGGGCGGCATGACCTTCACCGTGCCGATCAATCCGGCGCTGTTCCTGCCGGGCGACAACCAGCTGAACTTGCGCCTGATCGGCCACTATGCGCGTGATTGCGAGGATCCGTTCCATTCCTCGCTCTGGGCCAATGTCAGCAACACCCGCACCTGGATGGACCTTCGACTCCAGCGCCTGCCCTTCAAGCCCGACCTCGCGCGTCTGCCCGGACCGTTCTTCGAGAAGGGCGACAACAAGCCGCTGAACCTGCCGTTCGTCTTCGCCGGCCAGCCGCACGGGCGTGAGCTGGAAGCCGCCGCGAGCGTGGCCTCGTGGATGGGCAGCCTGTCGAGCTATCGCGGCTTCGCGTTCCCGCCGCGCTACAACGGCTCGCTGCCGACCGGCAATGCAATCGTGTTCCTGACCCAGGGCGCGCAGATCCCCGGGCTCGACCTCAACCCCGACGGGCCTTCCGCGGCCGTGGTGCAGAACCCGCGCGATCCGCTGGGCATGCTGCTCGTGATCATGGGCCGCGACCCGCGCGAGCTGAGCCTGGCTGCGGCCGCGGTTTCGACCGGGCGCGGCGTGTTCGGCGGCGCGCGCATGAACTTCGATGGCGTGCGCATCCCGACTTACCCGGCTTACGGTGCGCCGCGCTGGATTCCGACCGATCATGCGGTGAAGCTGGGTGACATCATGCAGCCGTACGAGCTGCAAGGCCTGGGCCTGCCGCCGGGACCGCTGACCGCGCGCTTCCGCGTGGCGCCTGACTTGTTCTTCTGGCCACGCCAGGGCGGCAAGCTGAACCTGGGCTACCGTTATCCGGTGGCGCAGTGGCTCGACAAGCGGGCCTCGCGGCTCGATGTCTCGCTGAACGGCCAGTACCTGAAGACGCTGCCGATTGCGGGTTCGTGGTGGCGGGACTGGTTCTCCGGCTCGGCTGCGCGCAGCTCGGACTCGGACGCAGGCGTCGTGCTGCCGCGCTACAACCTGTTCGGTTCCAACGAGCTGACCTTCGACTACAACCTGATCATCGCCGACAAGAAGAAGTGCACGGGCACGCTGCCCGACAATGTGCGCGTCTCCCTCGATCCCAACAGCACCATCGACCTCACCAGCGCCTATCACGGCATCACGATGCCCGACCTGGCGACCTTCGCCGGCGCCGGCTTCCCGTTCACGGTGCGGCCCGACTTGTCCGAGACCACGGTGCTGATGGCCAAGGACCCGTCGCCGGCCTCCGTCAGCGCGTTCCTGATGCTGATGGGCCGCTTCGGCGATGCGACCGGCGTGCCGGCAACCGGCGTCACCGTGTCGTCGGAGATCGTCCCGGCCGAACTGGCGGACCGTGATGTCCTGGTGATCGGCAGCAGCGCCATGGCGGGCGCCTCGACGCTGTTCGAGAACGCACCGCTGACTTACAACGATGGCGTCCTCCACGTCGCCGAACGCTCGCCGCTTCAATACGTCGAGGCGCTGTTCGGCGGCATGAAGTCCGACAATCCGTCGGATGCGGAGCCGGTGGTCTACGGTTCGCGCGACTTCTCCGGCATCGTCAGCTTTCGCTCTCCCTTCGCATCGAAGCGCACCGTCGTTGCGCTGCTGGCGGACAACGGTGCGAACTTGCCGATGCTGGTCGACGGCATGGCGGACGAGAAGATCAACGCCTCCATCCAGGGCGATCTCTCGGTCACCTCGGGCGAGGGCATGACCAGCTTCGCGGTGGGCCAGACCTATTGGGTGGGCACGCTGCCGTTGTGGATGAAGGCGGCCTACTGGTTCAGCCAGCGGCCGTTCCTCATGGGTCTGTTCACGGTGCTGCTCGCCGCGATCCTCGCCAGCCCGGCCTACTTCTACTTCCGCAACCACGCCGCGCGCCGCCTGGGCGAAAAGGACCTGCACTGA
- the rpsI gene encoding 30S ribosomal protein S9 yields MSDTDTVQSLSDLADLTSGAVPEGTEAEAPKVRTGPAAPIRPQEIDAQGRAYATGRRKDAVARVWLKPGSGKITVNGRDQAVYFARPTLRLVIAQTFQITDRVDQYDIVATVKGGGLSGQAGAVKHGIAQALSKFEPTLRSTVKAAGFLTRDPRVVERKKYGRAKARRSFQFSKR; encoded by the coding sequence ATGTCCGACACCGATACCGTCCAGAGCTTGTCCGACCTCGCGGACCTCACCTCCGGCGCCGTGCCTGAGGGCACCGAAGCCGAAGCGCCCAAGGTTCGCACCGGCCCGGCCGCTCCGATCCGCCCGCAGGAGATCGACGCGCAGGGCCGTGCCTACGCCACCGGCCGCCGCAAGGATGCCGTCGCTCGCGTGTGGCTGAAGCCCGGCAGCGGCAAGATCACCGTCAACGGCCGTGACCAGGCCGTGTACTTCGCGCGTCCGACTCTGCGTCTGGTGATCGCCCAGACCTTCCAGATCACCGATCGCGTCGACCAGTACGACATCGTCGCCACCGTCAAGGGTGGTGGTCTGTCGGGCCAGGCCGGCGCCGTGAAGCACGGCATCGCCCAGGCACTCAGCAAGTTCGAGCCGACCCTGCGCAGCACGGTGAAGGCCGCCGGCTTCCTCACCCGCGACCCGCGCGTCGTCGAGCGTAAGAAGTACGGCCGCGCCAAGGCACGCCGCAGCTTCCAGTTCTCGAAGCGCTAA
- a CDS encoding sensor domain-containing diguanylate cyclase, whose protein sequence is MSGMVDARTSEAGIRAGLAAGVGYCVLATVTIEMTSSGHDHATVWPADALILALLLKSPRSMWPTVLLCGWIGNLLANMIGRGASVGIVFYGAINMAQALFAAYLIERKFAGRRDFLSDTKASGEFLLYAGLLAPGMGAIAGSLVSLLAYGVPFEDSFLRWFASNAIGLLIGTPVMLALLDGSYRRCFGAKTGLERAETMALMAAHALLTIAVFSQTRYPLLFLPLSSLLLVAFRLGRLGTFAGVAIVAWAGAIATYFGVGPIALITDGPVFQSLYFQIYIAVILCTALPVAATVASRADALAELAEHRKALQQILANAPEGILSFDETGTCRWADGRLKEFTGVEPEAFVGSTLDEVASLTSQALLQFADAAAHGTHDAITCDFSPDRMPERTLEASVGIVSQGDRRSGMVITLRDISIRKSREVAISIMAETDDLTGVLNRKGFRHRITTAIEHGHGPLTLALIDVDRFKTINDTFGHAVGDRVLEAVAERLQAGTRTTDFVGRLGGDEFAILFGCDVDTARIACERIAAALRGVPMVNEGAIKARASISCGVAQLQPGMTRSHLFDAADNALYEVKRAGRDGVRVAA, encoded by the coding sequence ATGAGCGGAATGGTAGACGCAAGGACGAGTGAAGCAGGCATCCGCGCCGGTCTGGCAGCAGGTGTAGGGTACTGCGTGCTGGCGACCGTCACCATCGAGATGACGAGCAGTGGTCATGACCATGCCACCGTCTGGCCGGCCGATGCGCTGATCCTGGCGCTGTTGCTCAAGTCGCCGCGATCGATGTGGCCCACTGTCCTGCTGTGCGGCTGGATTGGCAATCTGCTGGCCAACATGATCGGCAGAGGCGCTTCTGTCGGCATTGTTTTCTACGGCGCCATCAACATGGCGCAGGCCTTGTTCGCGGCTTACCTGATTGAACGCAAGTTTGCCGGCCGGCGTGACTTCCTGAGCGACACCAAGGCCAGCGGCGAATTCCTTTTATACGCCGGCCTGCTCGCACCCGGAATGGGAGCAATAGCGGGCTCGCTTGTCTCGTTGCTGGCCTATGGCGTGCCGTTCGAAGACTCGTTTTTGCGCTGGTTCGCCAGCAATGCCATTGGACTGCTGATCGGCACGCCGGTGATGCTGGCGCTTCTGGACGGCAGCTATCGCCGCTGCTTTGGGGCGAAGACCGGGCTCGAGCGCGCCGAGACCATGGCCTTGATGGCCGCGCACGCGCTGCTGACGATCGCGGTGTTCAGCCAGACGCGTTACCCCCTGTTGTTCCTGCCGCTCTCCTCACTGCTGCTGGTTGCTTTTCGGCTGGGCCGGCTGGGGACGTTCGCCGGCGTGGCAATCGTCGCTTGGGCAGGAGCGATCGCAACGTATTTCGGCGTCGGCCCGATCGCGCTGATCACGGACGGACCCGTGTTCCAGTCCTTGTACTTCCAGATCTACATCGCTGTCATCTTGTGCACCGCGCTGCCGGTGGCCGCGACGGTCGCCTCCCGTGCGGATGCGCTTGCCGAGCTTGCCGAGCATCGCAAGGCGCTGCAGCAGATCCTTGCGAATGCGCCCGAGGGCATCCTCAGCTTCGACGAGACGGGGACCTGCCGCTGGGCCGATGGTCGCTTGAAGGAGTTCACCGGTGTCGAGCCCGAGGCATTCGTCGGCTCCACGCTAGATGAAGTCGCATCGCTGACGAGCCAGGCCTTGCTGCAGTTCGCCGACGCGGCCGCGCATGGTACACATGACGCGATCACCTGCGATTTCAGCCCAGACCGGATGCCCGAACGCACCCTGGAGGCATCGGTCGGCATCGTCAGCCAAGGCGACCGCCGCAGCGGCATGGTCATCACCTTGCGTGACATCTCGATCCGCAAATCGCGCGAGGTGGCGATCTCCATCATGGCCGAGACCGACGACTTGACCGGCGTGCTCAATCGCAAGGGCTTCCGCCATCGCATCACCACCGCGATCGAGCATGGACACGGCCCGCTGACGCTCGCCCTGATCGACGTCGATCGATTCAAGACGATCAACGACACCTTCGGTCATGCTGTCGGCGATCGGGTGCTGGAAGCCGTGGCCGAGCGGTTGCAGGCCGGGACGCGCACAACCGACTTTGTAGGCCGGCTGGGCGGCGACGAGTTCGCGATCCTGTTCGGGTGCGATGTCGACACCGCCCGTATCGCGTGCGAGCGGATCGCTGCCGCCTTGCGCGGGGTGCCCATGGTAAACGAAGGCGCCATCAAGGCCCGTGCTTCGATCAGTTGCGGGGTGGCGCAACTGCAGCCCGGCATGACGCGGAGCCACTTGTTCGATGCCGCGGACAACGCCCTCTACGAGGTCAAGCGTGCCGGGCGTGACGGAGTTCGCGTCGCGGCTTGA